The Daucus carota subsp. sativus chromosome 9, DH1 v3.0, whole genome shotgun sequence genome window below encodes:
- the LOC108202469 gene encoding protein ROOT HAIR SPECIFIC 17-like produces MSKRVIIAYRNSGPLLTSLRILLIKSLPMIMVAGLQPLTSLYPNVVAKEDFLTPNKLAPFKNYSSQLAALDFKSCATARRCIRNDKFRRLRGPGT; encoded by the exons ATGTCTAAAAGAG TTATTATAGCATATAGAAACTCAGGTCCATTACTTACCTCCCTCCGGATACTTCTAATAAAATCATTGCCAATGATCATGGTAGCAGGATTGCAGCCCCTCACCAGCCTCTACCCAAATGTAGTCGCAAAGGAAGACTTCCTCACACCGAATAAGCTTGCACCTTTCAAGAATTATTCTTCTCAG CTGGCAGCTCTAGACTTTAAATCTTGTGCAACTGCGCGCAGATGTATTCGCAATGACAAATTCAG GAGGCTGAGAGGACCTGGTACTTAA